The Juglans regia cultivar Chandler chromosome 1, Walnut 2.0, whole genome shotgun sequence nucleotide sequence CACTAGACTTCCTCTCTCCCTCAATTAATTTCtgtgttacaaaaaaaaaatatttggaaagaTTAGAAGTAGTTTATCGATATATcaaacttaaaagttaaaacaggAAAACTAATGGGGATCCTTGCATGACCCCTGTATTATTAGTAGTGATATATCTTCATGACTGGGCTGTAGTCTGGTTTTATCTCATTGAGTTTGAaaatgagagactgtaaactgGGATTTCCTTTGGGGTTTCCAATGAGCTATAATTTGGAGTAAAACTACGAAAGTACTTTGATCTCACATCAGTATTGAAAAACACATGTTAAAAATTATTGCACAGTAATAACCCAATCAGCTTAGCTTAAAACGCTTAGTTATTGTTGTTGACACATATTATTGTTGACTTTATTGTGACTAGCATACATATTACTCCTTTTAGATATTTAGAGCTAATGCATATGGTAATTATATGTCAGCTGAAGTCACTGTTGGCTGATTCTGAAAGAGAAAGgctcattaaaaaattaagtgaaGCAAATCAACAAAATCGCTTTCTCAAACGACAGGTTTGTAGATATTTACATGGTATGCCTATCAAGATATTCCTAAATTAAGATCTAAAGTCAGCTTTGCTAGTGTTGTAACTGGTGTGGTTACATTCTGATTCAAGAACAATTGCACAGTGATGGCTTGTATAGCAATAGAGACATATAATTTCCACATAAGATCTTTTCATTTGTCtgctctgtctctgtctctctctctctccgtggGGAGGGGACGGGTTGCAGAGAAAATGTCACTGCAATACCTTTGGTTTTTGAATGGCAGAAGAATTATGACTACTGCGCAAGCCCACAAAGCCATTTATGTGTTATGGCACGGGTGAACATGGCTTGAGAATTACGAAATAATAGAGAATGCCCCTTTGGGATGGCTCTGATAACAGCCCCAACCCAATATGCCCAACCCTCAAAATAGAATCCTCAGTCCAAGCATGCACAGCATATGGGGTTCTACAGCAGTCCTCCACCAGGACCTTTGTACTCCTAGGTCAATACAAGAGAAAGTAAATGGGCTTGGATACTATACCTTGGTTCAACTCCTTTGTCCTGAAACACACCTTCCCCCAAAACCCTTACATTGGCTTACCAGCTGCGAAGCATGTATAATGTGTGGGGTTGATgctttaggcctcgtttgtttttgcagatgagatgagatgagatgaattgagattaaagttaaaaagttgaataaaatagttataatatttttgtttttgaatttgaaaaagttgaattgtttattttatttaatgtgagaatttggaaaagttgtaatgattagataagttgagatgaactatgaaaacaaacgaggcctaaaaggGTAGAGGACAAGTCAGAGATCACAACAGCAAGTGTGGAAGATTCCTGAACAATCCAATGCTTTTGTCTAATGCCtcaaaaaatatgaattattaaataaataattccatgacatgcataaaaaattatgcTAGGCCTCTAGCATTGATATCTGACGTGAAGCATTTTTAGTTTGCTGAGTAGAATATAAATCTGACACTCGGCCATTTTCACGGCTCATTATGCTTGTCTATGAAAAACATATGAAGAGAAACTTTAGTTAATGCAAaatgataccatgtaaaaaatTGTTCCTAACATCTCTGATTGGAAGGGTGCAAATGGACGCTTCTGAGATCCAAAGCAAATACTTAGAGCAGCAGAATTTTGATCAGATTATTGTTTATAAGAAAAGCCTTTAGACCCACATCTTCTTTTAATCTCTGATCTATGCAGTTGTACATAAAGGAGGACGCGTTGGTAAGTTTCAAAAGTGAACTTGCTGTCATGGAACTTGAAATTCAGGTCTGTTATTAATCTATGATGTCTGTCACGAGGTTATGGCTTGACATTTGAATAATCCAAGTCTCAATTAGGTCAACATTCTTCATTCCATATTCGACTTTCTCAAACATCATCTGTATAGTGTAAATTCTGTCTTCTTGCCTAAAAAAGAAAGTTTGTATTTCTCTGTAATACAAGCAACATTTTAAATGCTCTAGCATCTATATTGCTAGAATAGTAAGTATTATATCAAGTACATGTAGCATCTATAGTCTGCTGAAATGGTTCAAGATGGCACCTTCTGGCTGAGTGGAGTGGCTTGACTAAATATTGTCTGATCCTACTTCCAATGATTGCTTAAACAATATATCAGGATCAGACTGTTTCATTGTTGGCAGTCTCACCACTTGAGCAATAACATTATGTAAACAAGATCTTATAACATTACCCTAAAGCATACTGAAAGATAATAGTTcagcttttttcttttgtggatATATAAATTTCCGGAATACTTGAACCTACAGTTGTTCCTTAGCATATAGGGACTGCTTCCAGCTTTAAGAATCTGACTTGTCAAAAATTGATTCTTAACTGTACGTATAGTTTCAGAGTCTTTACcttaatttgttcttgttaCATGCTTTCAGTGGCATTACGCTaaagcttttcttttcattcatctcaTGAAAATTAACATCTAAACTTCTGACATTAAGATTCTTTAATTTGATTTGCATGGACAGGGTTTGGTCACACTTGCAGAAGAAATAGCTAAATCTTCCATTCCAGCAGGTTCAAGAAAGATTAATGGGAGATACATTCAATCTCACCTTCTTTCCCGTATAGAAGGTATGCTCATGCCCATCTTCTTGCTTCAGATTGACATATTTCTTCACTTCTAACCAAGTCCTGCCAATTTGATTTGGTGCTTTCTTTGATGGATGTGATGCGTGTATATACATACAAACATTTGTGCCTGTGTTAGTGAATGCGAGTTGTGAGATTCTTAGTCTCTGGTGGGCATGATGCACTTAATCACACAAATAACTTTCTTATGATACCTCTACATGAATAACTCTCTACTGGGCTTTATTGAAGAATCTCCTGTCTTGCTTGACGGTCTAGGGATGGAAGACAagcaaacgaggccttaaagaTATCACTTTGTTTCTGTGGAAGAATTTCCTGTCTTATTTGACTGTCTAGGGAAGGAAGACAAATTGTACTCTTAATAATTTGGTTGCCTTTGTGTCTGTATAAAGCTGTACGTGAAAAGCTGAAGGAACAGATAAAGGATGTGGATGGTGCGCAATCCAAGGAGGTTTCCTTATTCTGGTGTGGCATGGCTGAGGTAAGCATGCTCTTAATACACACCTTGGATTTTTCTTTGCTCATGAAAGGGGTGTCACTTATATTAGGTAATCagaacatattaatttataatgacaCTGGCCACTTCAGTTCAAGATGAAGGTTGAGCTATAATCTTgaaatcttataacataaatatGCTTAGCCCTCTGTTCTGATAAGTTACTTTTAGGATTGCTTAGCGTGGAGCTTTGGTGTGATTCTAGAGCAATAGAGCTCTCTCCTTTTTAGCTCTATTAGCACACCTCCTACGCCTGTGAGAATAAAATAGAGAGGGTGGTTATTAGATTCAAAACTTATTGTGGGTTTAGTAATTTGccaaaaaaagaagttaaactataaaaattttgttcagGTTTCGGGGGAGGACTTCTAAAATTCTACAAAGATGACCCgtttctttttaattcaaattaaaattgttaTGATCTACTGCAAAATTTTGCATTGtctattaaaagtaaaatttttaagaatgaGGAGTGTGGCAACTGATCACATAGCTCAGAGATTGATTACTCAAAAAGTTCAAAGTTTAGGTGGACATTGCAAACAACCCAGTGGTTTAGGATGAAAAAATGCAATTTGTTCCATTTATTTATGTAACTtggttaaaaatactaaatCATTACAGGAAAGCAAATCTAATTGCAATCCAAATCTTTCTTATTTGGGATGaagaaaatcttcaattttcatTTGTGGATCAGAGTGTGCAAGTAATGGGAACCTTCGACGGATGGAGTCAAGGAGAGCACTTATCACCAGAATACACTGGTTCTTTCACCAATTTCTCAGCAACGTTGATGCTAAGACCTGGAAGGTACCATTCAACTGAGCCACACTTAAAACTCACTCCTgcatcttcatcatcttcttcttctgaacCGTCAATTTATGGTTTGAAGGTACGAAATCAAGTTCTTGGTGGATGGAGAGTGGCACCTATCCCCAGAATATCCTACCGTTGGTGAGGGACTaatgaaaaataacttattaattgTGGAATAATTGCAGGTCTGCTGTTCTGGTCAATATTGCTAAATACAGAGAGTGACTTGACTGACCTCTTTTCTAGTTTGAGCCTTTTTTACtctgtttatataaaaaaaatctagtagTACACAAGCATAATAGAATCTGCAAAAATGCGAATGTTGAAAAAAAGAAGCTcttgcatgagagagagagagagagaggtgatttGGAAGAGCAGAAGCAATTGACTCCAATAGGTGGCTTGAGAACATGCCAcctaaatgttttaaaattctcatctcacttctcAAACCTACCTAATTAACTTCATTTGCCGTTTGGAGGCAAACTTCTAGCGATCGTGATGTAAGACTGTAAGTTAGACTGTAAGTTGATGGTTTTTCTATTATGTATAGATGCCCTCTTATTTGTATGCAttgtttttttctatattttctatgTGAGCCGTACTATTAATAAGTCTCACACCTTGCacactcacttaaaaatatattattttacctttttattttattttatttacaaatatatctggaatcattttcattatatgggtaaaaaaataaaatgatatgttttaaaataggTGTGAGatttatgtctagaatttttcattctaTGTATATctcttaaactcatctcatctttatctttaatattttatctaattatcaGAGCAGTTGactttattcaaaattttaaaaaaaatacaagcgtgattagaataaaatattgggtAGTGCTATTATGACACCCAAGTTTGCTCACTTGATGTGCCTCgagtgtaaatttttttttaattttttccttttcttttaaatatttttttaaacagctttaaatatttttttaaaaaatcaatatattaatagtcatctctttaattattaagtaaaaaaattttaaaaaataaataaaatatatgagtggtCAAATTGAAAGGACAAATTTAGATGGCATagaatcattttcttaaaatacCACCAACGTGAGATTTGCTTAATCGATATAATTAGCACAAGATATgtacaaataacatttttgaACAACTCCTCAAAGGTTATTTATGGCTTCTACAACCATATGGTGACAAAATATGGTACGTAATATGTTTGGCAAATGTCActtgatattttaaaattaaataataaggtGGGGTTATTACTCTTTAGTCCCTCCCGCGTTGATTACTGAGGAGAAGAATTTATGGATAATTGGTTTCCAACTCTGTGTCTATGAATCAATAACTGAAGGAAAATGATGCTTAGCGTCCACTTTACTTaaccaatattaataaaatttctctttttttttttttttttttcatttagaaaaatttaaaattattgaaaacatatattaaaattgCTAATGAGTGTCAAATATGATAGTCAAATAGGGCTCTCCCCAAGGAAAAAAGTAGAAATCTTAAatctttattgaaaaaaaaaaaaactgaatgatGGTGGAGTGTAGGAAATCTCGGGTCAATTGGTAATCAAACCTTTACTTAATGATATTTGTTAATTGAGAAGAACGCAAGCTGCACTGTGACGTTCCGACGTGCCATATTCTTAAGTCACAAAATAAACGACACTCAGCACCGTCCATACATACGCAGTTCAATAGGACAAGCTTTACATATAATACAACAATAATGTCCATTTTCTATTTGTATATTACTCCATATATCTaataaatcttaattcaaaacgTAGGCTCGAAATATATCGCATGCCGCCACCATAATCACCACCTGCTCTTCCACATCACTTTCATTTTTTCTCCGTCCCATGCTACccgcctatatatatatttggtaggTGATTTATATCCGTTCATCTTATCTATTGTGTTGTCTCATATTCTTTACTaggtaaattaataaaaaatacatccgTTTGTATTTTTAAGAGAGGTACATGTAATGTTTTAGAATTATTGGTACAAACTGATCTAAAGTTCAAGAGAggttggatagtgagttgatatgagatgaagatgagttgagatgaaagttgaaatttgaataaaatattattagaatattattttttaatattataattattttaaaatttaaaaaagtgaaattatttattatattttatataaaaatttgatataattgtaataattaaattagatgaattgagagattttttaatccaaaccgTTAGAGTTGTGGCCTGGCTAATGTCCTTTGAATCAGATGGCATAAAGCCTTATTTATAAATGAGAGAACTAGATTCAAACCCCACGCAcgtatgaaaagaaaaagttgtgGCCTGAAATTTTCgaacattaaatattaaaaattaaaacccaTTTCACACGTATCTTTCATGAAAAACGATAGATTTGCTCTGGctcgtttgaatttaaagatgagatgagttgagatgatttatgaataataatgagatttctgagttaaaatgagatgagatgatttttaaaaattgtgtgTGTTTGGATtaggaagtgagatgagatggttttaacttttagagATTTGATACATGTGGGTCCCACGTCTagttataattttgttttataaattaacttttgCACTGTGCACGTATCACATGCACCACCCACTGCATGCATAGTGGAATTAAAGGTGCACGAAACACCGTGAGCCTCCAATCGTGAGCTTAGTGACTGTCGGTGCCTTCTGCTGCAGTGAGAATGGTCACTAACCCACAAAAGTCGTGCTTGTTGTGGCCCCGAGCCATGGTGGCCATGACCACAGAGTGCATCCATGAAGGGAAGGCGAACAGTGGGTGCAAATTGTTGTGCACCCAAAGAGGCCCTGCCGGTGGCTTTTGTTGGCGGGTAGGGCCACCACCGGCCAACACTAGGTTGACTGGCGTTTTTTGTCATCAGTAAGGTGTCCATCGATTGTCCAGGCGACTCAGTCACCGCCAGCTTCCCCACCAGTCGTTTTCTGCTTAGGCTGCCAGTGGCTACAACTGGACATGCTGGCATTTTTTATCGCCGACGTGATGGTCCCCGACAAAAGAAAGTGCTGGTGGGACCTTCCCCACCGGTTGCACAATAGCGGATTCCGAATCTCGCCATGAGTTTTTCGCCCAAGGATGGAGGATCTCGCCACCCTCTCTTGACCACAAGCTGTTTGCCACGAGCTGTTTGCCCACGAAGTGGCTGAGGCACTCTTCAGCCATGGAAGGCCCTTGCCACATCATCTCGCCACCCTCCTTCGTTCACAACATGCTTACTTGCCACCACGATCATTTTCTCACCTCACCACAACTGGCAAGCTTCTTTCCCAGTGGACTCCATCACTGCGAGAACTTCACTTTGTCATTAGTGAAGTGAGATGATTTTCAATtcaatgaagtaaaataaagcGTTTGAATTGGAGAGTATCTCTATGTACAAAGTGagatatctaaaaaataaacttgcaCGATGATGTAATTTGATgtcatatattaaataagttttaaaatttatttaaaatctttattttaaaattttatatacagtgTAAAATTCCcttgtttgtaaatttatgtttgtaCGTAATTTTTATCTGTCGTTCTAGAGCGTATGTTTGTATGCGTATACGAATGATGTGTACGtgtgtatattatataaaaatgtagCACAAATAAGCTGGCCGCCATCCCATAAAAAGCCAAGTCCGTTTCTGAGCTGTTGCAAGTTTGCAACCCAAACCAGGGTTTTCTCCATCTGCTGATATTATATTCTTCTCCTTTATACAAACCCCGCAAGTCTCTGACTCTCTTTCTACGCATTCTTGATTCTTGAATGGTGGAAACATCTCTTTCTTTCATGCACGTTCTCCTTCCTGTCTCTCCGAGGGCAACTGCGCGTACGCCACACGCGTTGCCCTCCACttactcctcctcctcctttggTTCCTGCAAACAAGCCTGGTATTATCGCTGCCTTGGCCTGGACCCCTAAACACCACCCCCCCGGCACCTCCGacactccctctccctctccctctagGAAAAATCAACGTATGTAGTTTAGTTCCATAATCCATTTGTGTCTTTGAAACCAAGGAAATTTAGAATccaaacagagaagaaaaagagagacgaataaaaaaaacagaaaagagatgaagaagaacgTCATCTCGGAGAAGACGGTGTCGCAGAAGCCCAGGAAGATTAACAATGATATTCAACGCGTGAAGGTTCAGAAGAATAACAGATTCTTGATCACAGTCAATGTTCTTGGGAGCGCAGGACCATTGAGGTTTGTGGTGTATGAGAATGATCTTGTCGCTGGCGTCATTGACACTGCTCTCAAGACCTATGCCCGTGAAGGCCGGCTTCCGGTTCTTGGTTCCGATGTCAATGATTTCATTCTGTATTGCTCCGATGCGGGATTCGATGGTATTCATGTCACGTTTCCCCACTTCGTTAAATCTCGgttcttttgaattttaatcGAATATTGCTCCTTTATGTTGTCCATTAGCGAACAATATGTTTGCTTTCAATGTATTGATGGACAAAGATTTCATAGAATTTTTTGTTTCCCAtgcatattatttcttatagtctattttttctatatttgtaACTTTTTTGTAGCTTTAAATCCGTGGGAATCGATAGGATCCCGAGGGGGGAGGAACTTTGTGCTGTGCAAGAAGCAGAGGCAGCCACAGATGACAGAAGGGAGGTCGGAGATGATAGCTAAAAAGCGAAGTAGCAGCTGGAAAGCATGGCTTAACAAGCCCTTTGGCAAGAACATATTGTCTCATTAAGCCTGTACGACGTTTTGTCATAATCGGAGGATCTACTCTCTTAAGAGGTTAGTGTtataatactttatatatatctttgatcGATTATTATGGTTGTGAATGTGAATGTGATCATAACACAAGGCTTCTGACATACTTATGGCGTATGAAACAATCTAACTATACTTATGGCGTATGAAACAATCTAACTATTAGAGGATGAGATTTATTATGCATCAGCGTTTACTATTCACTTTCATACTTtcatatttataacttttttataaagtgtgaggtattataaaatataagagtgttaaagtagtgaataataactaataaaaaaaattttctttgagGATATATTCTCTCCaccaaaaaaattcaagaaatattcCCTAGAGCTTAGACTTT carries:
- the LOC108988205 gene encoding protein PTST, chloroplastic isoform X1, producing the protein MDLGTARHCLDKHVTWFLRNPRTSGGENIHKLPYNVAGWNLRMGYQRLTHSHQSSTGKHPMAHMSWRRYSMSVSLEESSSLKSEDYSSSDDAIEMPEEVLAQPLGSDELKSLLADSERERLIKKLSEANQQNRFLKRQLYIKEDALVSFKSELAVMELEIQGLVTLAEEIAKSSIPAGSRKINGRYIQSHLLSRIEAVREKLKEQIKDVDGAQSKEVSLFWCGMAESVQVMGTFDGWSQGEHLSPEYTGSFTNFSATLMLRPGRYEIKFLVDGEWHLSPEYPTVGEGLMKNNLLIVE
- the LOC108988205 gene encoding protein PTST, chloroplastic isoform X2; this translates as MDLGTARHCLDKHVTWFLRNPRTSGGENIHKLPYNVAGWNLRMGYQRLTHSHQSSTGKHPMAHMSWRRYSMSVSLEESSSLKSEDYSSSDDAIEMPEEVLAQPLGSDELKSLLADSERERLIKKLSEANQQNRFLKRQGLVTLAEEIAKSSIPAGSRKINGRYIQSHLLSRIEAVREKLKEQIKDVDGAQSKEVSLFWCGMAESVQVMGTFDGWSQGEHLSPEYTGSFTNFSATLMLRPGRYEIKFLVDGEWHLSPEYPTVGEGLMKNNLLIVE
- the LOC108988205 gene encoding protein PTST, chloroplastic isoform X3, encoding MDLGTARHCLDKHVTWFLRNPRTSGGENIHKLPYNVAGWNLRMGYQRLTHSHQSSTGKHPMAHMSWRRYSMSVSLEESSSLKSEDYSSSDDAIEMPEEVLAQPLGSDELYIKEDALVSFKSELAVMELEIQGLVTLAEEIAKSSIPAGSRKINGRYIQSHLLSRIEAVREKLKEQIKDVDGAQSKEVSLFWCGMAESVQVMGTFDGWSQGEHLSPEYTGSFTNFSATLMLRPGRYEIKFLVDGEWHLSPEYPTVGEGLMKNNLLIVE
- the LOC108988205 gene encoding protein PTST, chloroplastic isoform X4, giving the protein MDLGTARHCLDKHVTWFLRNPRTSGGENIHKLPYNVAGWNLRMGYQRLTHSHQSSTGKHPMAHMSWRRYSMSVSLEESSSLKSEDYSSSDDAIEMPEEVLAQPLGSDEGLVTLAEEIAKSSIPAGSRKINGRYIQSHLLSRIEAVREKLKEQIKDVDGAQSKEVSLFWCGMAESVQVMGTFDGWSQGEHLSPEYTGSFTNFSATLMLRPGRYEIKFLVDGEWHLSPEYPTVGEGLMKNNLLIVE
- the LOC108987947 gene encoding uncharacterized protein LOC108987947; this translates as MKKNVISEKTVSQKPRKINNDIQRVKVQKNNRFLITVNVLGSAGPLRFVVYENDLVAGVIDTALKTYAREGRLPVLGSDVNDFILYCSDAGFDALNPWESIGSRGGRNFVLCKKQRQPQMTEGRSEMIAKKRSSSWKAWLNKPFGKNILSH